One genomic region from Streptomyces venezuelae encodes:
- a CDS encoding O-acetyl-ADP-ribose deacetylase: protein MVRIVLVQGDITAEAADAVVNAANSSLLGGGGVDGAIHRKGGPEILAACQDLRRSHYGKGLPTGRAVATTAGRLPARHVIHTVGPVWSRDEDRSDLLASCYRESLRVADELGDRTVAFPAISTGIYGWPMDDGARIAVETVRAARTEVEEVRFVLFDAGAYAAFEAAVGRQDLP, encoded by the coding sequence ATGGTGCGGATCGTGCTTGTTCAGGGGGACATCACCGCCGAGGCGGCCGACGCGGTGGTCAACGCCGCCAACTCGTCGCTGCTCGGGGGTGGCGGCGTCGACGGGGCCATCCACCGGAAGGGCGGGCCGGAGATCCTCGCCGCCTGCCAGGACCTGAGGCGCTCCCATTACGGCAAGGGCCTGCCGACCGGCCGGGCCGTGGCGACGACCGCGGGGCGGTTGCCGGCCCGGCACGTGATCCACACCGTGGGGCCGGTCTGGTCGCGGGACGAGGACCGGTCGGACCTGCTGGCCTCCTGCTATCGCGAATCCCTGAGGGTCGCCGACGAGCTGGGCGACCGCACGGTCGCCTTCCCGGCCATCTCCACCGGGATCTACGGCTGGCCGATGGACGACGGGGCCAGGATCGCCGTGGAGACCGTGCGGGCCGCCCGTACCGAGGTGGAGGAGGTGCGCTTCGTGCTGTTCGACGCGGGGGCGTACGCGGCCTTCGAGGCGGCGGTCGGCAGGCAGGACCTTCCGTAG